One window of Trichoderma breve strain T069 chromosome 3, whole genome shotgun sequence genomic DNA carries:
- a CDS encoding ATPase family associated with various cellular activities (AAA) domain-containing protein: MAGSKRKRVLEDFDPNKSDSEDENFDPIEARPSRSSKKTRQSRNGKPGQKRTNRYRGSDIDDDEDELSDSEEGSFDEGTEESDEEAPRNAAGRRARKVAVKQQNYKESSEDDDEDIEEKEEEEDPDELDDVPLKPTKRETSRLVKLKVSRTALAQTRRTRGNTEDAEEFMELSTSGRHAVPSRESQSRSPEAAARNIRATRAAKGVKKAPEPILEASHESSFPEKADADEPDELSQYSPNREKQEEIDSDMPDAVKEANEDEEAPADDSAAVKQDVADDDDDDDDVPTTRRTRSSRVTAGASTEEAVETTEAVDAEAAAEEGSDAGGARRSRRLARGTKKSTQEPSSDFEPGDDSDDAEEKQGNLDDVMDSPTPRGRQTRSRGRTSRRRNSSADEEPDFDLDELNEEARELRRSSRPHRKARTESPIVYQEGSRRRNKVNYYMPPLTAANIEEEAEDPAPTPARNRRRGGGGVGWDRNLNTTYGPFGGGGDVGSLLGGPWGTGATGGVDSDSSDDEMTHRSTAAGNVGMTPTSAVPAGGLVSGGQGHGVDATPNVGKIKDRKALADADPLGVDLNVDFSKVGGLQGHIDQLKEMVQLPLLYPELFTRFHVTPPRGVLFHGPPGTGKTLLARALANSVGSGGKKISFYMRKGADALSKWVGEAEKQLRLLFEEARKTQPSIIFFDEIDGLAPVRSSKQEQIHASIVSTLLALMDGMDGRGQVIVIGATNRPDNIDPALRRPGRFDREFYFPLPDLEGRRSILNIHTQDWGLSDDFMRSLAENTKGYGGADLRALCTEASLNAIQRTYPQIYSSTEKLLVDPAKISVHASDFMISIKKLIPSSERSATSGARPLPNSIAPLLREQFDEAKRALDLLLPRRKKTTALEEAMYEQFEDEDHGFGRETLNQEFERSRVFRPRFLISGIHVQNFDLPALLNDGRAMEQVIVGLFTEVRRHKPSVIYIPNIDAWYTVLAGTLALVTFRTMLRSIAPTDPVLLLATADCEKKDLSQEMVRDFFGYSRKNQMQITRPNKANRMEYFSKTLDYVKLQPRAFPDLDNRKKRVLEELPVAPPAPVKPPTKEETKALKKKDHQLLNALKIQLQPIMDQINRRYKKFRQPVLQQNLIEYLFLEADPNYVRPDLTEGENRPFEIVKDKHGNDVLMHVESGKYYYNLETTTIEERLSNGFYARPKDFLFDIKALAKDAKNIGDKERTLKANELLSNVEVDVASIEASTAHIDWEALYQRQQQRAKEAAEKERKRKAMQSVLERVQSDLGGGNDSDSQGPLTLGEPVPGARTMARFQIRSPLSNGHGEAGQNGHPLSNGVPTPIKEGDVQMSGTDDDTQNLTQSQTSPMAPPPRSQELSSSANLAAGATQVSQRAAITTLPPGVSPSAVINEASSTKTSDPSTHRSSNWSTQNTNGNQEHDDTLPDTEIWPHTQARGPALDDSSSASLISRPSLDSQTHKSPGGVKSVISLPSHDSSSAGDAVRNSGSSSQPLQVEGQIEELLHRVAEFTSGCTIEQLEQVNREMMDEIWRSRHEWNRVKVLGNVSAVFNEVMSDIENMQGVDPLSQREDMDV; encoded by the exons ATGGCTGgcagcaagaggaagagagtcCTCGAGGACTTCGATCCCAATAAATCGGATTCGGAAGATGAAAACTTCGACCCGATAGAGGCACGACCCAGCCGAAGCTCCAAGAAAACTCGCCAGTCTAGAAATGGGAAACCAGGACAGAAGAGGACCAACCGCTATCGCGGCTCTgacattgacgacgacgaagacgagtTATCCGATAGCGAAGAAGGCTCTTTTGATGAGGGCACTGAAGAATCGGATGAAGAAGCGCCTAGGAATGCGGCTGGGCGGCGGGCCAGGAAAGTGGCAGTCAAACAGCAAAATTACAAGGAGAGcagcgaagacgacgacgaggacattgaggagaaagaagaggaagaggatccCGATGAGTTAGACGATGTTCCCCTCAAGCCTACGAAGCGAGAAACCTCAAGGCTGGTCAAGCTCAAGGTTTCTCGTACAGCCTTGGCCCAGACGCGTAGGACTCGAGGAAACAccgaagatgctgaagagtTCATGGAGCTATCCACTTCGGGCCGGCACGCCGTTCCATCCCGGGAATCACAAAGTAGAAGCCCCGAGGCGGCTGCACGAAATATCAGGGCCACCCGCGCTGCCAAGGGGGTGAAGAAAGCCCCCGAGCCAATTTTGGAGGCTTCCCATGAGAGTAGCTTCCCGGAGAAGGCGGACGCCGATGAACCCGATGAGCTCTCGCAATATTCACCAAATCGTGAGAAGCAGGAAGAAATTGACTCTGATATGCCGGATGCTGTTAAGGAGGCcaacgaggacgaagaggccCCAGCGGACGATTCCGCCGCAGTGAAGCAAGACGtggccgatgatgacgacgatgacgatgacgtACCTACTACTCGGAGGACCAGAAGCTCTCGAGTTACTGCTGGGGCTTCTACAGAGGAAGCCGTCGAAACCACCGAGGCCGTTGACGCTGAAGCTGCGGCCGAGGAAGGGTCGGACGCCGGTGGTGCTCGCCGCTCTCGCCGACTAGCGAGAGGCACCAAGAAATCCACTCAGGAGCCTAGTAGCGATTTTGAGCCTGGTGATGATTCTGATGACGCCGAAGAGAAGCAGGGGAATCTAGACGATGTTATGGACAGCCCAACGCCTCGAGGGAGACAGACCCGATCCCGCGGCCGTACCTCTCGCCGCCGAAACTCTTCCGCTGATGAGGAGCCTGATTTCGACTTGGATGAGCTCAACGAAGAAGCCCGCGAGCTGAGACGCTCATCTAGGCCTCATAGAAAGGCCCGGACAGAGTCTCCCATTGTGTACCAGGAAGGCTCCCGTAGGCGAAATAAGGTTAACTATTACATGCCTCCCTTGACTGCAGCCAAcatcgaagaagaagcagaagatcCTGCACCTACTCCGGCCCGCAATCGTAGacgaggcggcggcggcgttggcTGGGACAGGAATCTCAACACCACATACGGTccctttggcggcggcggcgatgttgGGTCTCTGCTTGGCGGCCCATGGGGGACCGGTGCCACTGGCGGAGTCGACTCGGATAgcagtgatgatgaaatgacACACAGATCCACTGCCGCAGGAAATGTTGGTATGACGCCGACGTCTGCAGTTCCAGCTGGTGGCCTTGTATCTGGTGGGCAGGGACATGGCGTCGATGCTACACCAAACGTGGGCAAGATCAAAGACCGCAAAGCGCTTGCCGATGCTGATCCCCTCGGTGTGGATTTGAATGTCGACTTCAGCAAGGTCGGCGGTTTGCAAGGCCACATCGATCAACTCAAGGAGATGGTTCAGCTTCCTCTGCTGTACCCTGAACTCTTCACGAGATTCCATGTTACGCCGCCCCGTGGTGTCTTGTTCCATGGTCCACCAGGTACCGGTAAAACGCTGCTTGCTCGTGCTCTAGCCAACTCGGTTGGCTCtggcggcaagaagatcTCATTCTACATGCGCAAGGGTGCTGATGCGCTTAGCAAATGGGTTGGCGAGGCTGAAAAGCAACTTCGCCTGCTCTTTGAAGAAGCGAGGAAGACCCAGCCCAGTATCATCTtttttgatgagattgatggacTGGCGCCGGTCAGATCGAGCAAGCAAGAACAAATCCATGCTTCTATTGTCTCGACCCTCTTGGCCCTGATGGATGGCATGGATGGACGTGGACaagtcatcgtcatcggtgCTACCAACCGACCAGATAACATTGACCCTGCTCTTCGACGACCCGGACGATTTGATAGAGAATTCTACTTTCCTCTTCCCGACCTCGAGGGCCGTCGGTCCATCCTTAACATCCATACGCAAGACTGGGGCCTGTCGGATGACTTCATGCGATCACTGGCTGAGAACACCAAGGGCTATGGCGGTGCTGATTTGAGAGCTCTCTGTACTGAAGCGTCACTCAACGCCATTCAACGAACATACCCACAGATTTATTCTTCTACAGAGAAACTGCTTGTCGATCCTGCCAAAATCTCGGTCCATGCTTCTGATTTCATGAtctccatcaagaagctgataCCTTCGTCCGAGCGTTCTGCGACATCAGGAGCACGCCCTCTTCCAAACTCTATTGCGCCTCTGCTCCGTGAACAGttcgacgaggccaagcgGGCTCTTGATCTGCTCTTGCCTCggagaaagaagacgacCGCGTTGGAAGAGGCCATGTATGAGCAGTTCGAGGACGAAGATCATGGATTTGGACGTGAGACACTGAACCAAGAGTTTGAACGCTCTCGAGTCTTCCGGCCCAGATTTCTCATCTCAG GGATTCACGTACAGAATTTTGACCTTCCCGCCCTCCTCAATGACGGACGA GCAATGGAGCAAGTCATTGTTGGCCTCTTCACTGAAGTAAGGCGCCACAAGCCGAGTGTGATCTATATTCCAAACATTGACGCCTGGTACACGGTGCTGGCTGGAACGCTGGCGCTGGTCACCTTCCGTACCATGTTGAGGTCTATCGCCCCGACGGACCCCGTACTCCTCTTGGCCACCGCAGATTGCGAAAAGAAAGATCTCTCACAAGAGATGGTTCGTGACTTTTTCGGCTACTCTCGCAAAAACCAAATGCAGATAACGAGACCGAACAAG GCCAACCGTATGGAGTATTTTTCGAAAACGTTGGATTATGTGAAGCTGCAACCTCGTGCCTTCCCAGATCTTGACAACCGCAAGAAGAGAGTTCTCGAGGAGCTCCCAGTAGCTCCTCCGGCACCTGTCAAGCCACCGACTAAAGAAGAGACGAAggctctgaagaagaaagatcaCCAGCTCCTGAATGCTCTCAAGATCCAACTACAGCCCATCATGGATCAGATCAACCGCAGGTACAAGAAGTTCAGACAGCCAGTTCTTCAACAGAACCTGATTGAGTACTTGTTCCTGGAGGCAGATCCGAACTATGTACGACCTGATTTGACAGAAGGGGAGAACAGGCCCTTCGAAATTGTCAAGGACAAGCATGGAAATGACGTGCTGATGCACGTCGAGTCTGGCAAGTATTATTACAATCTCGAGACCACAACCATCGAGGAGCGCCTGTCGAACGGGTTCTATGCTCGCCCCAAGGACTTCTTGTTCGACATCAAGGCTCTGGCAAAGGATGCCAAGAACATTGGCGATAAGGAGCGCACTCTCAAGGCCAACGAGTTGCTCAGCAACGTCGAGGTAGATGTAGCGAGCATCGAAGCCAGCACAGCCCATATTGATTGGGAAGCACTCtaccagcgccagcagcagcgagccAAGGAGGCAGCAGAGAAGGAGCGAAAGCGAAAGGCCATGCAATCTGTATTGGAACGAGTCCAGTCGGATCTTGGCGGAGGCAATGACAGCGACTCGCAGGGCCCTCTCACCCTTGGAGAACCAGTGCCGGGGGCTCGCACCATGGCCCGCTTCCAGATACGAAGCCCCTTATCCAACGGACATGGCGAAGCTGGCCAAAATGGGCATCCGCTTAGCAATGGTGTTCCCACTCCAATAAAGGAGGGCGATGTTCAGATGAGCGGGACCGACGACGACACCCAGAATCTGACCCAATCCCAAACCTCTCCCATGGCCCCGCCGCCAAGATCCCAAGAGTTGTCTTCCTCAGCAAATTTGGCGGCTGGGGCAACACAGGTATCTCAACGAGCTGCAATTACCACCCTGCCTCCTGGGGTATCACCATCGGCTGTAATCAACGAGGCATCCTCGACTAAGACGTCAGATCCGTCGACTCATAGGTCTTCCAACTGGAGCACGCAGAACACAAACGGAAACCAAGAGCACGATGATACGTTGCCGGACAC TGAGATTTGGCCTCATACTCAAGCTAGGGGACCGGCTCTCGACGACAGCTCATCCGCCTCGCTCATAAGCCGCCCATCGCTCGATTCGCAAACTCACAAGAGCCCGGGAGGTGTGAAGTCGGTGATAAGCTTGCCGTCTCATGATTCAAGCTCGGCGGGGGATGCGGTTCGCAACTCGGGGTCGTCTTCTCAACCGTTGCAAGTGGAGGGGCAAATTGAAGAACTTTTGCACAGAGTGGCAGAATTCACCTCGGGCTGTACAATTGAGCAACTGGAGCAAGTCAACCGTGAGATGATGGACGAGATATGGCGAAGCAGACACGAGTGGAATCGAGTCAAGGTGCTCGGGAACGTGTCAGCAGTGTTCAACGAAGTGATGAGCGACATTGAAAACATGCAGGGCGTGGATCCACTGAGTCAGCGAGAGGACATGGACGTGTAG
- a CDS encoding short chain dehydrogenase domain-containing protein: MVSSKPVALVVGASRGIGRQVAVDLAANGYAIVVAAKSITDPSKLTDKAPNPKSNDSTITTVAREITSAGGDATPIQVDVRSEESVNALVAKTIATYGRLDVLVYNSGAIWWASVANSPLKRFQLMQRVNPEGLYAVVQAALPHLRPHGRIVVVSPPIYSRFFRGKTAYAMGKVGMSVLTKGLAMDFKREGLKDMAITSIWPAVAIESAATEQFTKKNPGEEKDLRKPTIFSDAILGILRSPAEKVNGELVLDEDFLREHMGVTDFSKYSVVPGSSPRRIMPARLPDLTVAEQDDEGQRVDSATKSKL, from the exons ATGGTCAGCTCAAAGCCCGTAGCCCTCGTCGTGGGAGCTTCCCGCGGAATCGGCCGCCAAGTCGCCGTCGATCTAGCTGCCAACGGCTACGCAA TCGTTGTGGCTGCCAAGTCCATCACAGACCCTTCCAAGCTCACCGATAAAGCCCCCAATCCAAAGTCCAACGACTcaaccatcaccaccgtcgCCCGCGAAATCACCTCTGCCGGCGGCGATGCCACGCCCATCCAGGTCGATGTGCGGTCCGAGGAGAGCGTGAATGCCCTCGTCGCAAAGACTATTGCT ACATACGGCCGCCTCGACGTCCTCGTCTACAACTCGGGCGCCATCTGGTGGGCTTCCGTCGCAAACTCGCCCCTCAAGCGCTTCCAGCTCATGCAGCGCGTCAACCCCGAGGGCCTCTACGCCGTCGTCCAGGCCGCCCTCCCGCACCTCCGCCCTCACGgccgcatcgtcgtcgtcagcCCGCCCATCTACAGCCGCTTCTTCCGCGGCAAGACCGCCTACGCCATGGGTAAAGTCGGCATGAGCGTCCTGACAAAGGGCCTGGCCATGGACTTTAAGCGCGAGGGCCTCAAGGACATGGCCATTACAAGCATCTGGCCCGCCGTG GCAATCGAATCCGCCGCCACCGAGCAATTCACAAAGAAAAACCCCGGCGAGGAAAAGGACCTCCGCAAgcccaccatcttctccgaCGCCATCCTCGGCATCCTCCGCTCCCCCGCCGAAAAGGTCAACGGCGAGCTCGTCCTCGACGAGGACTTCCTCCGCGAGCACATGGGCGTCACCGACTTCTCAAAGTACAGCGTCGTCCCCGGCTCCAGCCCGCGCCGCATCATGCCCGCCCGCTTGCCAGACTTGACTGTCGCTGAGCAGGATGATGAGGGGCAGAGGGTTGATAGCGCTACTAAATCGAAATTGTAA
- a CDS encoding DSBA-like thioredoxin domain-containing protein, which yields MGGKIECFLDLASYFSYIAFIDLAQNRDKLAANGVEIEIHPVLLGGINHLSGNRPPWTNEIKAAYLKYDSRRAAERVGLFGIQGPPDLMAVSHTVSPLRALHYIKANYPKETFLATFESLFKAFWTPPHVNLIPEENLRAVLQGATENPGKGNGKKLFTEEEVEKILKARGGMKDVLMATTQRAVDQGAFGAPWIWVTNAKGEQEPFFGSDRFHHIYKFLDIPFQDIAVLTPSKL from the exons ATGGGCGGCAAGATTGAGTGCTTCTTGGATCTCG CATCCTATTTCAGCTATATCGCGTTCATAGACTTGGCGCAGAATCGAGATAAGCTGGCGGCCAATGGAGTCGAAATAGA GATACATCCTGTGCTGCTGGGTGGCATCAACCACCTCTCAG GGAACCGTCCTCCGTGGACAAACGAGATCAAGGCAGCCTACCTAAAATATGACTCTCGCCGTGCCGCTGAGCGCGTCGGCCTTTTCGGTATCCAGGGTCCTCCGGACCTCATGGCTGTCTCCCATACCGTCTCGCCACTGCGTGCACTTCACTACATCAAGGCCAACTACCCAAAGGAAACATTCCTTGCCACCTTTGAGTCCTTATTTAAGGCCTTCTGGACGCCTCCCCACGTCAATCTCATCCCGGAGGAGAACCTGCGCGCTGTGCTCCAGGGGGCGACAGAGAATCCTGGCAAGGGCAAtggcaagaagctcttcactgaggaggaggtggaaaAGATTTTGAAGGCCCGTGGTGGGATGAAAGACGTTCTCATGGCTACTACCCAGAGGGCTGTTGATCAGGGGGCCTTTGGCGCGCCTTGGATTTGGGTGACGAATGCAAAGGGCGAGCAGGAGCCCTTTTTTGGTAGCGACCG ATTTCATCATATTTACAAGTTTTTGGACATTCCATTTCAAGATATTGCGGTGTTGACGCCGTCAAAGTTGTAG
- a CDS encoding dihydrofolate reductase domain-containing protein — protein sequence MASPELTLIVAATRSMGIGFQGTMPWKGLKREMQYFARVTTRVPASSSQNAVIMGRKTWDSIPPKFRPLKNRLNIVITRSAPANPPSPPAGGSEIRVPSVEAALRYAQEANSSGGRIFVMGGAQIYEAALRHPAAKRVLLTSIDAEFECDTFFPLNLTGEGVDGWKKRSREELQEWTGEEVEEGGQEEAGVKYEFQMWERSE from the exons ATGGCATCGCCAGAACTCACCCTCATTGTGGCCGCCACCCGCAGCATGGGCATAGGCTTCCAGGGCACGATGCCCTGGAAAGGCCTGAAAAGAGAAATGCAGTATTTTGCTCGCGTGACGACTCGAGTtccggcttcttcatcacag AACGCAGTCATCATGGGCCGCAAAACCTGGGACTCTATCCCCCCCAAATTCCGCCCTCTCAAGAACCGCctcaacatcgtcatcaccCGCTCAGCGCCGGCCAACCCGCCCTCTCCCCCCGCAGGAGGCTCTGAGATCCGAGTGCCGTCcgtggaggcggcgctgCGGTACGCGCAAGAGGCGAATTCGAGCGGCGGGCGCATCTTCGTCATGGGCGGCGCGCAGATCTACGAGGCGGCGCTGAGGCATCCGGCTGCGAAGCGCGTGCTGCTGACGAGCATTGATGCTGAGTTTGAGTGCGATACGTTTTTCCCGCTGAACTTGACGGGGGAGGGGGTTGatgggtggaagaagaggtcaagaGAGGAGTTGCAGGAGTGGACGGgtgaagaggttgaggagggTGGACAGGAGGAGGCGGGCGTCAAGTATGAATTTCAGATGTGGGAGAGGAGTGAGTGA
- a CDS encoding ubiquinol-cytochrome C chaperone domain-containing protein, which yields MACESCRSQARSLLRIASRTSVSRSSAAKSVFLPLLHANAPVRSSPLSRSFSSSNSRKLLGGLGSSIGESYRVLGASERLFKACAKTADYRITEEQRKNDQVERLDDGEEIGQALEEGNIWHNTFKLPPTFSTWSHVTMLHLYLINARIRCLERDAYRNWQQQLIDHFFFECEKKMHIDHNITSSALRQRYLKDIFVQWRGLLLAYDEGLIKGDAVLASAVWRNLFKGDPEVDPRALVAIVGWMRSGLVSLESASDMAMPNRALEVLARPVDVFWTRLEEPFKKETGKDAVQESQEVKPTPEVAKAA from the exons ATGGCCTGCGAAAGCTGCAGATCACAGGCCCGGTCCCTGCTCCGGATCGCATCTCGCACATCAGTATCCCGGTCTTCGGCCGCCAAATCGGTTTTTTTGCCGCTGCTTCATGCCAATGCGCCCGTCCGATCGTCGCCGCTGTCCCggagcttcagcagctctaACTCTAGGAAGCTGTTGGGAGGTCTTGGAAGCTCGATTGGGGAGTCGTACCGAGTGTTGGGCGCTTCGGAGAGACTGTTCAAGGCATGTGCCAAAACAGCTGATTATCGCATCACTGAGGAGCAGCGCAAGAATGATCAGGTAGAGAGAttggatgatggcgaggaaaTTGGCCAGGCTCTAGAGGAGGGGAACATCTGGCACAACA CTTTCAAACTGCCGCCCACCTTTAGCACTTGGTCGCACGTCACCATGTTGCACCTCTACCTCATCAACGCCCGCATACGATGCCTCGAGCGAGACGCATACCGAaactggcagcagcagctcatcgaccacttcttcttcgagtgcgagaagaagatgcacATTGACCACAACATCACATCCAGCGCCCTCCGACAGCGCTACCTCAAGGACATATTTGTCCAGTGGCGAGGTCTCCTGCTTGCATACGATGAGGGTCTCATCAAGGGCGACGCCGTGTTGGCGAGCGCCGTGTGGAGGAATCTGTTCAAGGGCGACCCCGAGGTCGACCCCCGAGCGCTGGTGGCCATTGTTGGATGGATGAGATCGGGCCTTGTGTCGCTGGAGAGCGCTTCGGACATGGCCATGCCCAATAGGGCGCTGGAAGTGCTAGCCAGGCCGGTTGATGTGTTTTGGACGAGGCTGGAGGAGCCGTTCAAGAAGGAGACTGGCAAGGATGCCGTGCAGGAGAGCCAAGAAGTAAAGCCTACACCCGAGGtggccaaggctgcttgA
- a CDS encoding OPT oligopeptide transporter protein domain-containing protein, protein MDNMAETSGRESESGLHPRHSLSGPTTGLMENLRENISKWPDSGARNDADDDDQGSEYELLMDPNLPEDHESRRHAHHEDGLSDDGSKKAEDEDDEENSPYPEVRAAVHNYDEDVPCNTVRAWTIGLSLVILGASMNTIFSLRRPAISIGALVAQIIAWPIGHGWARFVPEREFNIFGLKWQLNPGPFNMKEHAIIGILLTVSTQSLGYGIAGVMRKYLVYPASMIWPGNLASVAMMNAMYDEASFAYYFIPGFFAQFLSVFAFATWMAPQNPVINQLFGGNTGLSIIPITFDWSQVTGYIGSPLVTPWHAIANTLISVVIFYSGLTILLHYSGTWYAQFLPINDASIYDNTGARYNISRVVNPDMTLNEEAYHKYSPLFISTTFAISYGLSFAAISSLVVYTYLHHGKYIWKQYMNSTTEKPDIHMKLMRKYKEAPTWWYLSLFCIMLALGFYTVLAYPTNLTWWAFLLAVMISFGFSLPIGIIQAVTNNQIGLNVLTEFVYGYIQPGRPLALMLFKTFGYITMSQALNFVSDLKFGHYMKIPPRTMFMAQVVATTYSCVIQVLVLNLALNSIENVCDDQQEDHFTCPGGRVFYSASVIWGLIGPGRMFSPGQIYSGLFIFFILGAITPIIIYFAVKKYPKSPVRYLIAPLLFGGPGSIPPATPLNYFSWGIVGFVFQFWIKKRYFRWWSRLNFLTSSGLDLGLALATLFIFFAFTLNGIDPPKWWGNTVVDSTMDSKGTAIRAHVAAGEHFGPSSW, encoded by the exons ATGGATAACATGGCTGAGACGAGTGGACGTGAGAGCGAATCCGGGCTTCATCCTCGGCATTCTCTTTCAGGTCCAACTACCGGACTCATGGAGAACCTACGGGAAAACATCTCCAAGTGGCCTGATTCAGGCGCCCGGAATGATGCTGACGACGATGATCAAGGCTCCGAGTATGAGCTCCTCATGGACCCAAACTTGCCAGAGGATCATGAGTCCCGTCGCCATGCACATCATGAAGACGGCTTATCCGATGACGGGTCTAAGAaagctgaggatgaggacgacgaggagaatTCCCCATATCCAGAGGTTCGCGCCGCTGTCCACAATTACGACGAAGATGTGCCATGCAATACAGTCCGTGCGTGGACAATTGGACTGTCTCTTGTCATTCTCGGAGCATCAATGAACACCATCTTTTCGCTGCGCCGGCCGGCGATTTCCATCGGGGCTCTAGTCGCTCAGATCATTGCCTGGCCCATCGGTCATGGATGGGCAAGATTTGTCCCGGAACGAGAGTTCAACATATTTGGCCTCAAGTGGCAGCTGAACCCGGGCCCATTTAACATGAAGGAGCATGCAATCATCGGA ATCTTGCTCACCGTTTCCACGCAGTCGTTGGGATACGGAATTGCTGGCGTTATGCGCAAATACCTAG TGTATCCTGCGTCGATGATATGGCCTGGAAACCTAGCTTCcgtggccatgatgaatgCCATGTATGACGAGG CATCCTTTGCATACTACTTCATCCCCGGCTTTTTTGCCCAGTTCTTGAgcgtctttgcttttgcaaCCTGGATGGCGCCGCAAAACCCAGTCATCAATCAGCTATTCGGTGGAAACACTGGCTTGTCCATTATACCCATTACCTTTGACTGGAGCCAGGTGACAGGCTACATTGGATCTCCTCTTGTTACGCCTTG GCACGCGATTGCCAATACCTTGATCAGCGTTGTCATATTCTATTCAGGTCTGACGATTCTACTCCACTACTCTGGGACATGGTATGCCCAGTTCCTACCCATCAACGATGCCAGCATCTACGACAACACGGGAGCAAGGTACAACATTAGTCGGGTTGTGAATCCAGACATGACTCTGAATGAGGAAGCCTACCATAAATATTCACCCTTGTTCATCAG CACCACATTTGCCATCTCATATGGCCTGTCTTtcgccgccatctcctcaCTCGTCGTATATACGTATCTGCACCACGGCAAGTACATTTGGAAGCAGTACATGAACAGCACCACGGAAAAGCCGGACATTCACATGAAACTGATGAGAAAGTACAAAGAGGCACCAACCTGGTGGtacctctctctcttctgcatT ATGCTGGCATTGGGCTTCTATACAGTGCTCGCGTACCCAACCAATTTAACTTGGTGGGCCTTTTTACTGGCCGTCATGATTTCGTTCGGCTTCTCTTTGCCAATCGGTATCATCCAGGCCGTGACGAATAATCAGATTGGCTTGAATGTGCTCACGGAGTTTGTCTACGGCTACATCCAGCCGGGACGGCCTCTAGCGCTCATGCT TTTCAAAACGTTTGGATACATCACGAT GTCCCAAGCACTGAATTTCGTGTCAGATCTTAAATTCGGCCATTACATGAAAATCCCTCCCAGGACCATGTTCATGGCCCAGGTCGTCGCCACGACTTATTCATGCGTCATCCAAGTCTTGGTCCTTAACTTGGCACTCAACAGCATCGAAAATGTATGCGACGATCAGCAAGAGGACCACTTCACATGCCCAGGTGGAAGAGTATTCTATTCTG CCTCTGTTATCTGGGGCCTCATTGGCCCAGGCCGAATGTTCTCCCCGGGCCAAATCTACtccggcctcttcatcttcttcatcctcggcgCAATCACCCCAATCATCATCTACTTCGCCGTTAAGAAATACCCAAAATCCCCCGTGAGATACCTCATCGCGCCGCTCCTCTTCGGAGGGCCTGGCTCCATCCCGCCCGCCACCCCTCTCAATTACTTCTCCTGGGGCATCGTGGGCTTCGTCTTCCAGTTCTGGATCAAGAAGCGCTACTTCCGGTGGTGGAGCCGCTTGAACTTTTTGACGTCGTCTGGCTTGGATTTGGGTCTGGCGTTGGCGACACTCTTCATATTTTTCGCGTTTACTTTGAATGGGATTGATCCGCCAAAGTGGTGGGGGAATACTGTTGTTGACTCGACGATGGATTCCAAGGGTACGGCTATAAGAGCGCATGTTGCAGCGGGAGAGCATTTTGGCCCAAGTTCATGGTGA